Below is a window of Streptomyces sp. NBC_00223 DNA.
AGCGCGAAGCCCACCCCGATACCGGCGAACGCCACCCGCCAGCCCAGCAGTTGGGCGCACACCGTGCCCAGCGGGACGCCGAGCACCTGCCCCAGGCCGTAGATGGCGACGGCGACCGAGACGGCCCGGCCGCGGCGGGCCGGTTCGGTGCGCTCGGCGAGATAGGCCCAGCAGGAGGGGGCGGCCATCGCCGCGCCCAGCCCGCTCAGCGCCCGGGCCGCCACCAGCAACGGCAGGCCCTGGGCGAGCGCGGACAGGACATTGCCCGCGGCGAAGAGACCGCCGCCGGCCACGATGAAGATCCAGCGCGGCGCCCGGTCGGCCAGCACGCCAAGTGGCGGTCCCGCGACCCCGTACGCGACCACGAAGGCGGTCACCACCAGCGCGGTGGCCGAGGTGGACGAGCCCAGGTCGTGCGAGAGGGTCGGCAGCAGCGGGGAGACGAGGTAGGTCTCCGCGCCCATCAGGAAGAAGACACCGCACAGCATGAGGTATTCGGCCGTGGAGATCGCCCCGGCCCTGGCTGAGCGCATTCCCACCCTCTCCGACGTGCTCGCGGCCGCCGGGCCCGAGCGCCGCGGCGTGCGCACTGCCGAGTCTGCGGGCGGGTTTCGGGACCGGTCCAATAGCCTTTGTTTCCCGGCCGATCACGCCTCTTTATCGCCCGTCGGCCCCGGCTGCGCGGAGCGTTAGGCTGACCACATGGAGTTGCGCCGTCTGAGGTACTTCGTGGTGCTGGCCCGGCATCTGCACTTCGGCCGGGCGGCGGCCGAACTCCGGATCGCGCAGCCCGGGTTGAGCCAGCAGATCAAGGTGCTGGAGAAGGAACTCAAGGTGGTCCTGCTGGACCGCGGCCCGCAGGGCGTCTCCCTCACGGCGGCCGGCGAGGCGCTGCTGGCCGGCGCCGGTCCCGTACTGGCCGCCGCCGACGAACTCGGCGAGCGGGTAAGGGCGGTGGCCGACGGCACGGACGGGCGACTGCGGCTGGCGTACTCCCGTTCCGGCGCGGACGAGCGGATCTCGGAGCTGATCGACGGATTCCGCCGTGAGCACCGCAACCTCCGGGTGACGGTCACCACCGCGATGTCCGCGTGGAGCCTGCGGCTGCTGCGGGACGGCGGGCTCGACGCGGTGTTCGTACGGGGAGTGGTGCGCGAGGAGGGGATCGAGACGGTCGTGGTGAGCGAGGAGGAGGCGGCCGCGGTGCTCCCGGCCGACCATCCGCTGGCCGCGCGCGAACTCATTGACCGTCAGGATCTGTGCGGGCTGCCGGTCGTGCTGTGGCCCCGGGAGGCCGGGCCGAGCCTCTACGACGAACTCGTCGGCGACGTCTGGCCGGACAAGCCGCCGGACATCGCGGCGGAGGAACCGGACTTCGAGCAGGTGATCGCCGCGGTGGGGGCGGGGGTGGGGGTCTCGGTGATGGATCTGCGGCGGGCCCGCAAGTTGTGTCCGCCCGGGGTCGCCATCCGCCGCTTCGGCGGGACGCCGCCCGCGTATGCGGTGTCACTGGCGTGGCGGGAGGGGAGCCCGGTGGTGGCGCGCTTTGTCTCTCACGTTCGGTGTGTCGTCGGCGGCTGACGCAGTGAGCTGGCGCTCACCCCGGTGAAGGGTTTGTTTTTCCCGCCCGCCCACCCGTGCGGTGCCGACTCCGTCTACGGTTCGCCCGGTCCGGCGGGTGCGGGTTCGTCCGGGTGCGGGCCTCTGCTCCCACCCTCCCCCAGAGCTTCGCCTGGGGGTACCCCCAATGCCGTCAAGTTTGGCGTTTGGGCTGGTGGGGGTGGGAGTTTGGGCTGTTGTGGTTGATGGTTGCGGTGATGTGGGCGGTGCCGGTGGGGACGGTCTGGCGTTTCTTGCCGTTGCCGATCTTGCCGGCGGCGTATTTGGACAGGGATCGTTTGACGAGGCGGTTGTATATCCGCAGGCGGCGTGGGGGTAGTGGGTGGTCGCGGAGGTAGGTGCCGACCGCGCCGAGCAGTCGGGCGTCTGGGGGACCGTCGATCTCGGTGGCGGTGGTGATGCCGTTGACGGTTTCACGCAGGGCCAGGGCGAAGCCCATCGCGGTGCAGGGCAGCCCTGCGGCGGTCCCGGCGCGGGCCATGACCAGGCGCAGGAGCTGGTAGCTGATCAGCAGGGCATGGATCTCCTGGGCCAGGCCGGCTGGGGTAGTGCAGTGCAGGACCCGGCCGCCGAGCATCGTGGACTTGACCGAGCAGAACGTCTCCTCGACTTCCCACCGGTCGTGGTAACAGGCGGCGATCGCGTCGGCGGGATGGGTGCGCCAGTTGAGCAGGCTGGTGGCCAGCAGCCATGTGCTGGTGCGGGTGCCCTGGTCGGTGGTGACCTGGACGGTGACGGCGATCGCGCGGACTTCGCGGCCGGCCCGCAGCGTCAGCCATGAGCCGTCGGGGTAGCGCTGAAGGGCCGGCAGGCGGGCGGTGCGGGGCAGCCGCACCGTGAAGTCGGCCCCGGTGGCGACCAGATCCGACAGGAACCCGGCCGCGTCGAACCCCGCGTCGAGCAGGACCAGCATTCCCGTGTGCAGGCTGCGCAGCAGCCGCCGGGCCGGAACGAACTCCCGGCCTGAGACCGGGCCGAAGACCGCATCGGCCAGGGTGCGGGTGGAGCAGTAGACCAAGGCGATCACCTGCACCAGCGGATAGCCCGCCGTGCCGTAGCGGTGCTTGTGCTTGCCCAGCCAGGCCCGGGTGGCCGCACTGTCCGGGACGGCCAGGACCGTGCCGTCGACCGCGCAGACCTCAAGGCCCCGCCACGGCTGCGGCACCGCGGCCGGGTGACGGCACAACTCGCGCAACAGCAACTGCAGCGGACGCGACCCCAGCCGCACCCGCGCCGCGTGCAGGCCCTGCCGGGTCGGGTCCGGCAACCCCGCGCCACCGAGCGCGGCACCCGCCATCCGGTACACCGCCCCCAGGGACACCGACCCGCACAACCCCTGCGCGACCAGCAGATAGACCACCACCCGGGCCGGCAGATCACGCACCCGCCGCTGCACCCGGCCCGTCCGCGCCAAAACCTCATCGACCACGGAGAACGGCAGCAGCCACGTCAACGGCCCCAGATGCCCCGGCGCGAAACACCCGGCACCTGCGGCCACCGAACGAGTAATGACAGACTCAGACACAGCAGGGCCCCTCCACGGATCCGGACTCGACACCCATATCCGTAGCGGGGCCCTGCCCCCGCTGTCCCACAAACACCCCAACCCCAACAACCCAACCCCCAAACTTGACGGCATTGGGGGTACCCCCATCTCGCTTCGCTCGCCCGTGCGGGTGCGTCTTCGTCTGCACGTGCAACCCGTGGGCGGGTCGGGGCCAGTCCGGACGTATCTCTCCCCCAGCTACCGCTGGGAGGTGCCCCCACGAAATGCGCATGTGACGTCCTCCCAGGTTGCGTAACCTGCGGTCTGCGCATTTCTGCGGGGACACCTCCTCCCCGTCCCCTCCGCTCCGGTTGGCGGCATCCGGCCGCGGGGGGGTGACGGGGACCTGCCCCGACGTCCCCCGCAACGTGCCCGTCCGTGGTGGGAGTGTTCCCCACCCGCACCACCCGTGCGGGTGGGATGTCGGCTTTCTGTCCTCCAGTGGGTGGCGACCTCGCCATCGGCGGCTGTCCGTTCGTATGTGGTGGCCACCCGCACGGTGAGGTGATCTTGGACGGTCACTCGGTCGGACCCTGTCTTTTCCCCCACCACCCCGCGACCGTTCGCCGCCAACCGGGCCGGAGGGGACGGGGAGGAGGTGTCCCCGCAGAAATGCGCAAATCCCTGGTTACGCAACCTGGGAAAACGCCACATGCGCAGTTCGAGGAGTCGCCTCCGGACTGGCCCCGACCCGACCACAGGTTGCACCCGCAGACGACGACGCACCCGCACGGGTGGGCGGGCGGGGACGAAAAACCCCCAACGCTACGCGCGGCCAAAGTGCCGCCAATGTGCCGGTGCGAGTGCCGGTCCCGCCAGGGCCGGCCTCGTAGTGTGCGTGGACGTCAAGGGACGGAACGTCCACCCACCCCAGGAGGCCCCATGAAGCAGCACCGCCTCGCCGCCACCGCGGCCACCGCCGCGGCCGCGGCGATCGTCGCCCTCGGTAGCACCGGCGTGGCCCACGCCGAGGCCAACCCCGCCTCGTCCACCACCCGCATCACCTCCGCCGTGCAGCTGCAGGCGAACCTCCAGCAGGCGATCACCCTCGAACAGGCCCAGGTGGGCGCCCTCGGCACGGGCCCGGCCGGCAAGGCCATCGACTGACCCGACGCCCGACCGACCCGCCCGACCCGACCGGCCCCCACCGCGACTGACGAAGGAGTGAGCACTGTGGGAACTGACGATTCCGCCCTCACCTGGTGCCCGAGCGGCCAGGCGAACTCACCCGAGTCCGTCGTCCTCGGTGTGCGCTCGGGCGACAACGGCCGTGTGACGTACCTCGCCGACCCCGTACCCGCGTCGGAGGTCCTCGGCTCCATCCCCGAGGGCATCGAGCCGACGCGGGTGCTGCGGTTCGCCTCGCACTGCGTGTCCGCGTGCGCGCACCGGAAGGGGAACGACTGCGGCCTCGTCCAGCGGGTGCTGGCCGTTCCGCCGCCGGACGACACCCGGGCGGTCCCGCGGTGCCACCTTCGTCCCCAGTGCAAGTGGTGGAACCAAACGGGCGTGGACGCGTGCTACCGCTGCCCGGCCGTCTCCACCTCCGTCTACACCCACGACGAACTCGGCACCCTGATCGCCGACCCGACGGCCACGCCCGAGCAGCTGTCCGCCTGGATCGCCGCGGACACCGGTTCCGCGTGACCCGACGCCGGTTCCGTGTGACCCGGCGGGAGGCCGCCCGCGCCTACCGCAGCCGCTCGGCCAGGAAGTCCTCCCAGGTCCGCGACCCCTTGTCCGAGCCCGCCGGGGCCAGGTTGTCGCCCGCCCGGTAGGCGCGGCCGGCCTTCCCCGGCATCGGGACCGGCACCAGCAGCCGCCGCCTGCCGCTCGCCTTCAGATAGCCGCGGACCAGCTCGGCCATCGGGTAGACCTTCGGTCCGGCCAGGTCCGGCACCCGGCCGGCCGGCTCACCGAGGGTCAGTTCCACCAGCCGGGCCGCCACCTCCCGCGCGTCGACCGGCTGGAACCGCGGTGCGCCCGGGACCGGAATCACCGGCAGCTTGGTCAGCTTCGACAGCACGGTCAGGCACAGGTCGTGGAACTGGGCGGCGCGCAGCGTCGTCCACGGCACCCCGGACTCGGCCACCGCCCGCTCCGCGCCCTGCTTGGCCCGGAAGTAGCCCAGCGGGACCCGGTCCGCCGCGATGACCGAGATGAACACCAGGTGCCGTACCCCCGCGGCCGAGGCGGCCCGCACGAGATTGCGCGCCGCCTCGTCGTCACCCGTGGGGGCGCCCGCGAGGTGCAGTACGGTGCCGGCTCCGGCCACCGCGGCTTCGGTCCCCTCGTCCTTGAGCAGGTCACCGGTCACATACGTGACGCCGCCCCCGGACTGGTGCGGTTTCCTGCTGAGCACCCGTACCTCGGCTCCGGCCTCCAGCAGCAGCGGGGTGACGAGGCGCCCCAGGCTGCCCGTGCCACCGGTGACCAGGATGGATGACGTCATGGTTGCTCCAAACTCGTTCGGACCGGGTCCTCGTCCCCCGTCACCTCACCAGCGTTTCGGGGGTCTGTCTCTCTGACACCCCGCGAGCGGGAAATGTGACCGCATGGCCGAGAGCACCTGGCCGGCGCCCCGGGCGTACCCGCCGTGACACCGGCCGGGCCGAACGGGCGAAAATGGCGCATGGACAACTTCCGGGCCGACGCCTACCTCAAGCACATCGGCGCCGAGCGGCCGCCCACCGCCGACGCGGACGCGCTGCGCACCCTGCATCTGCTGCACCAGCGCGCCGTCCCCTTCGAGAACCTCTCCATCCACCTCGGCCAGGACATCGTCCTCGACGAGGACGCGCTCGTCGCGAAGATCGTCGACGCCGGGCGCGGCGGCTTCTGCTACGAGTTGAACGGCGCCTTCACCGGTCTGCTCCGTTCCCTCGGCTACGAGGTGACGATGCTCTCCGCGCGCGTCTTCACCGAGACCGGCGAGATCGGGCCGCCGTACGACCACATGGCGCTGCGGGTCGACGCGGCGGACGGCAGCGGACCGTGGCTGGTGGACGTGGGCTTCGGGCGGCACAGCGACTACCCGCTGCGGTACGACGACCGGGCCGAGCAGCAGGACCCCGGCGGTGTCTTCCGGATCGTGGAGACGCCCGACGGCGACCTGGACGTCCTCCGGGACGGCGCACCCCAGTACCGGCTGGAGCAACGGCCGTGCGAACTGCGGGACTTCGAGGCGACCTGCTGGTTCCAGCGGACGTATCCGACGTCGCACTTCCGGCTGTCACTGGTGTGCTCGCGGCTCACCGAGGACGGCCGGGTGACGCTCAGCGGCCGCACTCTCGTCACGACCGAGGGCGAGCGGCGCGAGGAGCGGGAGCTGAACGAGGCCGAGGTGCTGCCCGCCTACCGCGAGCACTTCGGGATCACGCTGGACCGCGAACCGGTGGTGGTCGCCCCGCCCGGGGCCTGACGGAAGGGGGCCGGGCCCCGGGCGGAGCGGGACTTCAGGAGAAGACGACGGACCGCAGCTTCAGCCGCTCCGAGGC
It encodes the following:
- a CDS encoding IS4 family transposase; translated protein: MSESVITRSVAAGAGCFAPGHLGPLTWLLPFSVVDEVLARTGRVQRRVRDLPARVVVYLLVAQGLCGSVSLGAVYRMAGAALGGAGLPDPTRQGLHAARVRLGSRPLQLLLRELCRHPAAVPQPWRGLEVCAVDGTVLAVPDSAATRAWLGKHKHRYGTAGYPLVQVIALVYCSTRTLADAVFGPVSGREFVPARRLLRSLHTGMLVLLDAGFDAAGFLSDLVATGADFTVRLPRTARLPALQRYPDGSWLTLRAGREVRAIAVTVQVTTDQGTRTSTWLLATSLLNWRTHPADAIAACYHDRWEVEETFCSVKSTMLGGRVLHCTTPAGLAQEIHALLISYQLLRLVMARAGTAAGLPCTAMGFALALRETVNGITTATEIDGPPDARLLGAVGTYLRDHPLPPRRLRIYNRLVKRSLSKYAAGKIGNGKKRQTVPTGTAHITATINHNSPNSHPHQPKRQT
- a CDS encoding LysR family transcriptional regulator, with protein sequence MELRRLRYFVVLARHLHFGRAAAELRIAQPGLSQQIKVLEKELKVVLLDRGPQGVSLTAAGEALLAGAGPVLAAADELGERVRAVADGTDGRLRLAYSRSGADERISELIDGFRREHRNLRVTVTTAMSAWSLRLLRDGGLDAVFVRGVVREEGIETVVVSEEEAAAVLPADHPLAARELIDRQDLCGLPVVLWPREAGPSLYDELVGDVWPDKPPDIAAEEPDFEQVIAAVGAGVGVSVMDLRRARKLCPPGVAIRRFGGTPPAYAVSLAWREGSPVVARFVSHVRCVVGG
- a CDS encoding arylamine N-acetyltransferase family protein, whose product is MDNFRADAYLKHIGAERPPTADADALRTLHLLHQRAVPFENLSIHLGQDIVLDEDALVAKIVDAGRGGFCYELNGAFTGLLRSLGYEVTMLSARVFTETGEIGPPYDHMALRVDAADGSGPWLVDVGFGRHSDYPLRYDDRAEQQDPGGVFRIVETPDGDLDVLRDGAPQYRLEQRPCELRDFEATCWFQRTYPTSHFRLSLVCSRLTEDGRVTLSGRTLVTTEGERREERELNEAEVLPAYREHFGITLDREPVVVAPPGA
- a CDS encoding SDR family oxidoreductase, which codes for MTSSILVTGGTGSLGRLVTPLLLEAGAEVRVLSRKPHQSGGGVTYVTGDLLKDEGTEAAVAGAGTVLHLAGAPTGDDEAARNLVRAASAAGVRHLVFISVIAADRVPLGYFRAKQGAERAVAESGVPWTTLRAAQFHDLCLTVLSKLTKLPVIPVPGAPRFQPVDAREVAARLVELTLGEPAGRVPDLAGPKVYPMAELVRGYLKASGRRRLLVPVPMPGKAGRAYRAGDNLAPAGSDKGSRTWEDFLAERLR